In Rubrivirga marina, the following are encoded in one genomic region:
- the mutL gene encoding DNA mismatch repair endonuclease MutL produces the protein MLTPDAATDGLIQALPDTLASKIAAGEVVQRPANALKELIENALDAGAGSVDVVLKRAGSELIQVTDDGCGMGPADAVASFGRHATSKLRRFEDLERLRTLGFRGEALASIASVAQVELKTRRRGDEAAVCVRVDGGDLEDVTPCAAPVGTCVAVKNLFFNVPARRAFLKSPATEFKHLVEAFQALALSHPSVAFSLVHDDNEVWRLPASDGPDALADRLDALAGGGLVGKLVEVEETTSYLSVSGLVASPDRARKSRGEQYVFINGRFVKSRQLDHAVAGAYGALLPERQHALYALFLDVDPRHVDVNVHPTKTEVKFDDDRGVYSFVKAVVKRSLAEGGLGLAFDPRARRVGPAPPASGVESVGPGTEAEGVDRPSFAPPPAPSNGDGASHSHVPPSAPTFRLEAGSGPDAMPPLPDAPVRPTDHTDEPRVPAPPPVVPEAPVGPIPSRLGPAPEGVDDLELDDDPDRTFWQLHGRYLLSPVRSGLLVVDQRAAHERILYERALSTMASGMAASQQLLFPFTVDLGPADRELLAEILSDLGALGFEMEFKEGKPILVRGVPADVTLGDEREVLDDLLAQFRRNRRSLRLSARENLARSMAARSAIRPGHVLGPTEARLLVDQLFGCDDPFSDPAGRPTMTRVTMEEVERRFRPR, from the coding sequence ATGCTCACGCCCGACGCCGCCACCGACGGGCTGATCCAGGCCCTGCCCGACACGCTCGCGAGCAAGATCGCGGCGGGCGAGGTCGTGCAGCGGCCGGCGAACGCGCTCAAGGAACTGATCGAGAACGCCCTCGACGCGGGGGCCGGCTCGGTCGACGTCGTCCTCAAGCGGGCCGGGAGCGAGCTGATCCAGGTGACCGACGACGGCTGCGGCATGGGCCCGGCCGACGCCGTCGCCAGCTTCGGTCGCCACGCGACCAGCAAGCTCCGCCGGTTCGAGGACCTCGAGCGGCTTCGCACGCTCGGGTTCCGAGGCGAGGCCCTTGCGTCGATCGCGTCCGTGGCGCAGGTCGAGCTCAAGACCCGGCGACGCGGCGACGAGGCCGCCGTCTGCGTCCGCGTCGACGGCGGGGACCTCGAGGACGTGACCCCGTGCGCGGCCCCGGTCGGGACGTGCGTCGCCGTCAAGAACTTGTTCTTCAACGTGCCGGCGCGGCGGGCCTTCCTGAAGAGCCCGGCGACGGAGTTCAAGCACCTCGTCGAGGCCTTCCAGGCGCTCGCCCTGTCTCACCCGTCGGTCGCGTTCTCGCTCGTCCACGACGACAACGAGGTGTGGCGGCTGCCGGCCAGCGACGGACCGGACGCCCTCGCGGACCGGCTCGACGCGCTCGCGGGCGGGGGGCTCGTCGGCAAGCTCGTCGAGGTGGAGGAGACCACGAGCTACCTCTCGGTCTCCGGTCTGGTGGCGTCGCCGGACCGCGCGCGGAAGAGCCGCGGCGAGCAGTACGTGTTCATCAACGGCCGCTTCGTCAAGAGCCGCCAGCTCGACCACGCCGTCGCCGGGGCGTACGGCGCGCTCCTCCCCGAGCGCCAGCATGCCCTCTACGCCCTGTTCCTCGACGTCGACCCGCGGCACGTCGACGTCAACGTCCACCCGACCAAGACGGAGGTCAAGTTCGACGACGACCGGGGCGTGTACAGCTTCGTCAAGGCCGTCGTGAAGCGGTCGCTGGCGGAGGGCGGCCTCGGGCTGGCGTTCGATCCGCGGGCTCGTCGCGTCGGGCCAGCCCCGCCCGCCTCGGGCGTGGAGTCGGTCGGGCCGGGTACCGAGGCGGAAGGGGTGGACCGGCCGTCGTTCGCTCCGCCGCCCGCGCCGTCCAACGGCGACGGCGCCTCGCACTCGCACGTCCCGCCCTCGGCGCCGACGTTCCGGCTCGAGGCCGGCTCGGGCCCCGACGCGATGCCGCCGCTGCCCGACGCCCCGGTGCGGCCCACCGACCATACGGACGAACCGCGCGTGCCGGCTCCGCCGCCCGTGGTGCCGGAGGCGCCGGTCGGCCCGATCCCGTCCCGCCTCGGGCCGGCGCCCGAGGGCGTCGACGACCTCGAGCTGGACGACGACCCCGACCGCACGTTCTGGCAGCTCCACGGCCGCTATCTCCTGTCGCCCGTCCGCTCCGGCCTCCTGGTCGTCGACCAGCGGGCGGCGCACGAGCGGATCCTCTACGAGCGCGCCCTCTCGACGATGGCGAGCGGGATGGCCGCCAGCCAGCAGCTCCTGTTCCCCTTCACCGTCGACCTCGGGCCGGCCGACCGCGAGCTGCTGGCCGAGATCCTGTCCGACCTCGGCGCGCTGGGGTTCGAGATGGAGTTCAAGGAGGGCAAGCCGATCCTCGTTCGCGGCGTCCCGGCCGACGTCACGCTCGGCGACGAGCGCGAGGTCCTGGACGACCTCCTCGCCCAGTTCCGCCGCAACCGGCGGAGCCTCCGGCTCTCCGCCCGCGAGAACCTCGCCCGCAGCATGGCCGCCCGGAGCGCGATCCGCCCCGGCCACGTCCTCGGCCCCACCGAGGCGCGCCTCCTCGTCGACCAACTCTTCGGCTGCGACGACCCGTTCAGCGACCCGGCCGGCCGCCCGACGATGACGCGGGTGACGATGGAGGAGGTCGAGCGCCGCTTCCGGCCGCGGTGA
- the tilS gene encoding tRNA lysidine(34) synthetase TilS: MTFATRVRDGLRACGVGPSDRVLVAVSGGLDSVTLLRTLSGLGQPLVACHVDHQLRPGSEEDGAFVATLAADLGVLVERVAVEVPPGNVQAEARRVRYAALAEAARQHACPFVATGHTADDQAETVLAALVRGAGLRGLAGVPPARPLGEGTMLVRPMLDLRRAEVEVEARAQGWTWRDDPSNASKVYSRNWLRHNVMPLLESMGGQEVASRIAASADAARAAGDLVRLWLEGASDGPDRLRLDALADLSEAARALVLAEAVAAWAPSVSRSRPLLERLARLPEAQVGTRVDAAGLRVWREADALRFDPEPGIGPGGSLVVTPLRAVPASFSADPLEEIVDADAVAGAVETRRWRDGDRIRPLGLHGSQLVSDLLRDRGVPRADRDRVPVVLVGGDVAWVVGHRLAAFAAVRPDTTRAVRWTWRADGEGR, from the coding sequence GTGACCTTCGCCACGCGCGTCCGCGACGGGCTCCGCGCGTGCGGCGTCGGCCCGTCCGACCGCGTGCTCGTCGCCGTCAGTGGGGGGCTCGATTCGGTCACGCTCCTGCGGACGCTCTCCGGCCTCGGCCAGCCCCTCGTGGCCTGCCACGTCGACCACCAGCTGCGACCAGGGAGCGAAGAGGACGGCGCGTTCGTCGCCACGCTGGCGGCCGACCTTGGTGTGCTGGTAGAGCGCGTCGCGGTGGAGGTGCCGCCTGGGAACGTGCAGGCGGAGGCCCGCCGAGTGCGCTACGCCGCGCTCGCGGAGGCGGCCCGGCAGCACGCTTGCCCCTTCGTCGCCACGGGCCACACGGCCGACGATCAAGCCGAGACGGTCCTCGCGGCTCTCGTCCGCGGCGCCGGGTTGCGGGGCCTCGCCGGCGTGCCACCGGCTCGACCGCTGGGGGAGGGCACGATGCTGGTTCGACCGATGCTCGACCTGCGTCGCGCAGAGGTCGAGGTCGAGGCCCGCGCGCAGGGCTGGACGTGGCGGGACGACCCCTCGAACGCGAGCAAGGTCTACTCGCGGAACTGGCTCCGGCACAACGTGATGCCGTTGTTGGAATCCATGGGAGGCCAGGAGGTCGCGAGTCGGATTGCCGCGTCGGCCGACGCGGCGAGGGCCGCGGGGGATCTGGTGCGACTCTGGCTCGAAGGGGCCAGCGACGGCCCCGACCGGCTCCGCCTCGACGCGCTGGCAGACCTCTCCGAGGCCGCGCGAGCGCTCGTTCTGGCAGAAGCCGTCGCGGCCTGGGCGCCCTCCGTGTCACGCTCCCGACCCCTCCTCGAGCGGCTCGCCCGGCTGCCCGAGGCGCAGGTGGGGACGAGGGTCGACGCCGCCGGCCTTCGCGTGTGGCGCGAGGCGGACGCCCTCCGCTTCGACCCCGAGCCGGGCATCGGACCCGGTGGGTCGCTCGTGGTCACCCCGCTGCGCGCGGTGCCCGCCTCGTTCAGCGCCGATCCACTCGAAGAGATCGTCGACGCCGACGCCGTTGCGGGGGCCGTCGAGACGCGGCGCTGGCGCGACGGGGACCGAATCCGGCCGCTCGGGCTCCACGGGAGTCAGCTCGTCTCGGACCTGCTGCGGGATCGCGGCGTGCCACGGGCCGACCGCGACCGCGTGCCGGTCGTCCTCGTGGGCGGGGACGTCGCGTGGGTCGTGGGGCACCGGCTGGCGGCATTCGCCGCGGTCCGCCCGGACACCACCCGGGCGGTCCGGTGGACATGGCGCGCCGACGGCGAGGGGCGGTAG
- the hpt gene encoding hypoxanthine phosphoribosyltransferase gives MPELAAAPDAVTCRGERFKLYLSEEQIQSRIRELGEQIAADYADVGIPILIGVLNGAFMFTADLMRAIPADSEVDFYKLSSYGERKVSSGQVTELKNVDAKLEGRHVIVVEDIVDTGLSMKYVLDQIEALNPASLRSATLLRKPEAAKVEVDVDYVGFDIDNLFVIGYGLDYGQLARNLRAIYILDEEA, from the coding sequence ATGCCCGAACTCGCCGCCGCCCCCGACGCCGTCACCTGCCGCGGGGAGCGGTTCAAGCTCTACCTGAGCGAGGAGCAGATCCAGTCGCGGATCCGCGAGCTCGGTGAGCAGATCGCGGCCGACTACGCCGACGTCGGGATCCCCATCCTCATCGGCGTGCTCAACGGCGCGTTCATGTTCACCGCCGACCTCATGCGCGCCATCCCGGCCGACTCCGAGGTCGACTTCTACAAGCTCTCGAGCTACGGCGAGCGGAAGGTGTCGAGCGGCCAGGTGACCGAGCTCAAAAACGTCGACGCGAAGCTGGAGGGTCGGCACGTCATCGTGGTGGAGGACATCGTCGACACCGGGCTGTCGATGAAGTACGTCCTCGACCAGATCGAGGCGCTGAACCCGGCGTCGCTCCGGTCAGCCACGCTCCTTCGCAAGCCCGAGGCGGCCAAGGTCGAGGTCGACGTGGACTACGTCGGGTTCGACATCGACAACCTGTTCGTCATCGGCTACGGGCTCGACTACGGCCAGCTCGCCCGCAACCTCCGGGCGATCTACATCCTGGACGAGGAGGCCTGA